ATTAGAGTCAACAGGCCCTGCCCGTTTTTCCAGCCCTCTACAAATCATGATAGCTTAAATATTTTTCGAATTTGTTTATAGCGGATGACAATTTGAATTCGAAAATTATACATTTTCTAGTATGGGCATCGAAAGCTGGACACTTTCCGATCGACTACGAATAAATTGTCAACTGTCGAGAAAAGGGGTTCGATTGAACTCTCAGCCACCCGAGGCAACTCGAATGATTTGGACTCTATCACCATCTTTCAAGGTCTCAGTGATGGGAATTGGGGTTCGTGATTTGAGAACGATGCACTCGTCTGGAACAAATCCAAAAGACCTCAACAGTTGTTCAACAGTCGAATCTTTCTCGATCTCTACTATTTGTGTGTCCTTTTGCCCATTTCTTCCCAATTCAATCGTAATTGATATTCTTTGATGCATGGAATCTAAGCCAAGATTTGATCAGCTTCGTATAAATCTTTCCTGCTTTCCTAAGGCAGTGTGATTCTCTGCTGGAATCATTTCCCAATGGACCGAGTAAAGATAAAAATAAGAGAAGCGTATTGGCGCTTTAGTAATGCCGAGGTAGCCTAGTCCGGAAAGGCGGTAGCCTCGAGTGTCCTCGGATCGCCGGGTAAGCTACTGGCGGTCACCGCCTCGGGAGTTCAAATCTCCTCCTCGGCGCTTCAAATGCTGGTGAACTCTATCTACCCAGACTCCCTGGACACTTTTATGGCTAGATCTGCTGGGAAGCCGTACTTCGAGAAGTCGAAAAAGAACAAAGACCGCGCTATCTGACTCTACGCTTTTTCGTCTGAGATGTGGTTAAATTGAAGAGAGAGGCGGAAAAACAGAGATTCTCGCTTTTTCGATTCCTCTTGGAAGTCGTAGACAACGATATACGAATGAATCTAGATGGTATCACGTCCAAAGAAGGGATACAAACAGAGCCAGGGAAGACTTCATCCGGAAATGGCATCTCTCCAGGAGAAAAATCAGCCATGCTGGCCAATTTGACCCAGACTGAGAGTATATGGCGGTTTACAGAGAATCGCGTTATGCGCTGGCCGAGGCTTCGCAAGGGACAATGGGGAGCGGTCTTATCGGGCTGTTTGGTCTGGAAGTCTGATGACGTCCCACTGCCCTGGCCATCGAAATAGCTGATGCAGAAGCGATCGGCAAGCTGCGGACAAGCATCGATTATTGATGAAGGTATGCTAATCGAGTGGGAGTTCGAAGAACTGAGGTACGGGATTGGAACAGGGTAGAAGAGGCCAAGAAGACCGCGAGAAGGCAATGCGTGGCTATATTCACTTTCTGATTCAAGGGAGGATTGATGACAAGACCGATTGCTTCGTCATTCCTAATAAGCTAAATGAGGATGCAAAAACTAGAGAGCGGATCAAGTAGACAGGCGCTCAATCCTGCCGGCACAATGACCATCAGCATCTCCAATTAGCAAGAGCCTTTTACTCAGGAACTACTGACGCGGGATGAGAAATCTCAGGCCTCCGGAATACGGGGAGGCGACAGAAAGATCAAGAAATTGTCTCCGGCCTCTATTCCCACCAGAAAGGAGCTAGGTCAATGTTCATGACCCCTGTTGTAGTTGATTCCATGTGAACTCTCAAATGGGAGGAAGGACTTACAAATATCCCTTTCGCTTGCCAATAGCTCACTGATTCATCGGGATAGAAGGTGTACTCGATATAACCATAGTCGTCGTAATTGTAGGAAGGATTCCATCCTGCGCTGGGCAATACCATCACGAAGTACGGCGGTGCTTGGGGCACAACAGGAGTCAACAACGAAATGCTCATCTGGCTGCGATCCCAATGAGTGTATCCTATCTTTATATAAATATAGGTACGAAGGTTTTCATCATACAATAAAAACAGTCCCTCCTCTACCCAAATAGCATCTTCACCTGTGGAATATATTGGTTCAACTGCAGCAGAAGTGGGAAGAACCATTGAAATGAATAGCCCACACAAGACCAAAGCAAAGGTGCCAGTCGCTTTTCTGCTCATGTTTTCCTTCTCCATCACATCCAGAGCATATATCTATTGCAAGTACGAATCTCGAACAAAGACCACAGTATGGTCGGCAATTCTCTCCTCCATCTGGACCCCAAGTATACTCCTTGACTTTCTATTGTTAGCACTATATGAGGTTTTCTTGGAACGCCAGAAGCAAATCGTATATACCTGGAGCCTCCAATTATTGTCGAAATGTCGGAATCCTCACAACGCGGGCTTGCGTTAACTTTATTCTTCGTAATGCTGCTTGGGTCTATAATTTCGGTTTCCTCGCCAACAAATGCCCAAATGAACGAAGTCTCGGGTACTTCATCTCGTTTGGAGCCAGGAGAGGTCTTCTCAGTAAATATGACTATCGAGGATTCTGAGAGTCTGATCCTGTGGTTTTGGGATGCTAATTTGAATGTTTCCATCATGTTTTGGATTGAAACTCCAGATAATAGCACTTATGCATTCAACTCTGAATCCTATGGCATTCCTCAGGCATACGGTTTGCTGGCGCGTCAGACAGGGATTTACACTTTTTGCTGGTGGAATGAAGATGATTGCCTTCCTGTAACGATTTTTTTCATTATCTACACCGTTTTACCCCAGACCCAGTTGATATCACCAGCATCAGGTAGCACCGTTAGGAGCGTTGAACAGGAAGTTCACGGCATATGTAATGGAGCTACCCCGTTAGTCATGATAAGCAGGGATAACACAAGCTTCGTCGCTCTGAAAACCAAGTGGGATTTCATCAACGAGACTACGAGCTGGACAGCGAATCTTTCTCTTTCTCCGGGCCGGAACGATTTCTGGATTAGGGCGACATACTCAAGTGGCGATTTCACTTTCACCAAGTCCGAGTACTTTTATATCTATTTGGACACGCTCTGGTTCTACGATGACCACGGAAAGACCAAGGTAGGCGTTGGGACTATAACCGTGTTAGTGCTGAGTGTTTTGGCGTTGAGCGGAGCGGTGCTTCTAATAAGGCAGAAGAAGAGACGAGGAAAAACTTAGAGGTCTTCCGTAGGTCCGAAAGATGCGTGTGATTAATAGATCCTTTTTCGCGGGGTTACCTAGCTATTTCCTAGCTATTTAGTTGTACGCTGACATGATATCATTTCCATATAAGATGGGTGTACTCATTATCGAGCTTGCTGTTTCGCTAGGTGCAGAAAAGGAGCTATGGAGAAAGAGACCACGTTCGCTAGTGCCCCCATGGTTAGGCCGTTACGAGTTCCTCCTATGTATGAAATGTCTCAATTTTGGCATCTCGTGAGAAGCTGACTCATATTCGATTCACTCTACTGCCATGGCGATCGAGCTGCAAAAGCGAATCCTTGGGCGAGACGCCCACGCGTGAGGAGAATCCATATGCAAGAATTATCATGGTTTTAGGTATATCCTTAACTAAATCACTCGCCTTTTTTTGTCCTGTGCCTACCTCCTCTTTTTTTTACGAACAGTCTCATTGGTTTTAGTTCGGCTAATGAGAATCATGTTATCGTGTATCGACGATCATTTGCGAGATTCTCCTTTCCGACGCGACAAACCTATCCAATCAATATATGAGGTGCGATCGAACTCACTCTATGATTTATTTTTCCAAATGACCAGTGAAAGCAATTACATCAATTCTCATTTGGAACGATCAACAATCGCTAATCTTAGACAAAAAATCAGGATATTGAGCTCTATCCATCGACCGATTTATTAAATAAATCCTTAATATCCTGCACGAGAGTTAACGAAAAATATGGTGGACTTTGAAGATTATTTGAAAATGGTCATTGAACTTGCATCCAAAAAAGGGGCATCTTATGCGGAAGCAAGGTTCCAAGAAGACACTTTTGAATCTAATCTTCTGAAAAACGGTGCACCAGAAGTGACATCCTTCGACACGAAGAGAGGAATTTCGATTCGCGTCATCGTTGATGGTGCCATGGGCTTTGGTGCGACGAACAGGATGAATAAGAAAGATGTCAGAAATCTCGTGATAAAAGTGGTCTCATCCGCCAAAGAAGCCTCAAGAATGCGAAAATCAAAGATTCAATTCGAAGAGGCAACTATAGGAAAAGAAAAATTCGAAATCAGACCGAGAATCAAGTTTGAATCAGTTTCAACGGAATCGAGGATCGAGCTTCTAAAGGAAGCGGATGCTGCTGCAATTGAAGCCGCGCGACAAATCGGCGTAGCTCTACCTGGCAGGTATATTTCATTGGACACCGCAATCACTACAAAGATCATTATGACATCGGATGGAGCAGATATTCGCAGCTACATTCCCCGAGTCTCGATCGATTCGATGCTGACAGCTTTTGACCCGCAGAAAGGTTATGCACAGAGAACCATTTCTCTTGGTGAATCATCTGGCTGGGAAGCGGTCGAACGCTGGAATTTACCAGTTAGACTGAAAAATGAATCGATTAATCTCGGACAAACGCTGTTACACGCCGAGTCTTTTGAAAGCGGACGGTATGATGTTGTTCTCGGCCCTGAGGTTGTAGGCATCGTTAGCCACGAATCTGCGGGTCATCCAGCGGAAGCTGATAGAATTTTGGGAAGAGAAGCGGCGCAAGCGGGTGAAACCTATCTTAACAAGGAGTCAGTTGGCGTCAAGATCGGTTCGGAGGTCGTCAACGTTGTTGATGATCCAACAATACCACACTCTTTTGGATATTATCTCTATGATGACGAAGGCGTTAAAGCGAGAAGAAGGTATCTGATAAAAAATGGCAGAATTCACGAATTCTTGCATAATAGGGAGACGGCTTATGAATTTGGAACGGCCAGCAATGCTTCTTCACGCTCCGTTTCATACGACAGAGAACCGATCGTGCGCATGTCAAATACATTCGTTGAACCTGGCGACTACTCGTTCGAAGAATTGATCGAAGAAATCGCGAATGGGATATATATCAAGAATTTTATGGAATGGAACATCGACGATCGCCGTTACAATCAGAAATATGTTGGCCTGGAAGCTTATAAAATTGAAAACGGTACCCTGGCAAAGAGGGTCAGAAATCCAGTCATCGAAATTACAACACCTGGCTTGTGGTCGGCGGTTGATGCGGTCGGAAAAGATCTCGAATTTTCTGCCGCGACCTGTGGGAAAGGCGATCCGATGCAAGGGATTCCTGTTTGGACAGGTGGACCTCATGTCAGACTGCGAGGCATCTACGTGGGGGGATCAGCGTGAAAGATGAAGATATCTGCCAATTCGTGCTCGACCTATGTCGAAACGAGGGGGCCACCGACGTTGTGGTTATGGTGATAGAGAATGAAGAAAAGATGATCCGTTTCTCAAACAACCAGATTACGGTTGTAAAGAATCTAGATGAGACTTCTGCAAGCATTTTTGTCCAGATAAAAGAGAGAAAAGTGGGAATAAATGTTTATGATCTTTCAAAGACGAAATTAAAAGCGGCAGTAAAGAAAGCCGTTGAGACTGCGGTCAAAAGCCAGCCTGGTGATGTTTATGCGCCGCTTCCCAAAGGTCCATTCAAGTACGATGATCGATTGATGAACCAGGGGAAGATATCACTCGATACGGAAGAACTCGTGGGTAACGTACAAGAGGCAATCGATGCGGCATTAAGGGAAGGTGGCAAGAGAATTGCTGGCTCTCTTATCGGAAGGAACGCACATGTCACGATCATGACAAGTGGTGACGTGTTCGCGAGAGCGAATAAATCGACTCTTGAACTCTCTGTTAGGGCTTTTGTAAACGAGCATGCCTCTGGACATTCACTGTCAATCGCGGCAAAACCGGAGGATTTCAACCCAAAATCAGCAGGTGCTGAAGCAGGAACATTGGCCAAGCTATCGATGAATCCTATACAAGGCAATCCCGGGGAATTCACCGCGATTCTTGGCCCCTTGGTTTTCGCGGATCTCGCAAGCCAAGTTGGAAGATTCGCATCCGCATTCTATGTAGATGCAGGCATATCGTTTCTCGGCGATAAGATTGATAGTATAGTCGCATCAGAAATTGTCAGCATATCCGATGATCCGTCTGCCGCTGGAACCTATGGCGCATTTCCGTTTGATGCAGAAGGGTTGCCAACTAGACGAACGCCAATCGTAGAAAGAGGTATCCTTAAGAATTACCTGCATAATAGTACGACAGCCAAAAAATTTAATACTGAGAGCACGGCCAATGCGGGTTTAATCGTACCTCATCCCTTCAACTTGATCGTTGAACCAGGTAACTCAAGCATTGAAAAAATGATCAATTCGATCGATACCGGTCTCTACTTGACAAATGATTGGTACCTAAGGTATCAAAATTATAAAACTGGAGACTTCTCGACAATTCCCAGAGATGCCATGTTTCTAATCAGAAAAGGAGAGATCGATAAAGCCGTAAGAGAATTGAGAATCAGTGATAATATTTTGCGAATTCTCAAAAATGTGCGAGAACTGTCGCGCGAAAGAAAATGGGTTAAATGGTGGGAGGTCGACGTGCCGACTCTTACGCCAGCCGCGCTCGTCGAATCAGTCCGTTTTACAAAATCGACCGATTAATTTTTCAATTAGAATCAAAAAAAAGTGATACAAGATAACTCGCAGCCAGAGTCCCGATGATCGAATCGAAGAATCTCACGGGAATTGTGGAAACGTATCTCTTGAGATCTTACACCTAACCGATGATGCACCAGAAATGCTCTACTGATACCTCAGAAAAATAAGCACGATACCTGATGACCTCAAGAAATGAAATTCAAATCATAGATTGTCTGAATGCACTTGAACAAAAAGCCAGTTGTATGTTAGATCATCTGGATCAATCATGAGGATTCATTTGATAGTCAAGCAAGAGGGACAAGCTACCGCTCCTGAATCCCTCCAAATCCATGGCTACAAAAGCAAATCCAAGTTCTTTGAGTCTCCTTACCAACTCAAGTCTTCTTTTGACAATGATTTCCATGTCATCTGGTTCAACCTCAATCCGTGCTGTTAGATCATGATGTCTCACGCGCACCTGTCTGGCCCCCAAATCCCTGATAAAAGTTTCTGCGTCATCAATCATCCTGAGTTTTTCGAGTGTGATTCTCTCGTTAAAGGGGATTCTCGTTACGAGGCATGCATTTGATGGCTTATCAGCAGTGGCCAATCCCATTTCTCGTGAGATCGCTCTTATCTCCTCTTTTGTCAATCCAACTTCGGCCAATGGACTCCTGACACCGATTTCCTTCGCTGCCTTCAGCCCCCATTTGTGAGATACTAAATCATCCGCATTGTTTCCATCGATCACCGTTGAGAACCCCTCTTCTTGAGCTATTCTCTTGATGACTTCGAAAAGATTGCGTTTACAGATGTAGCAACGATCAACAGGATTTGAAACGAATTGAGGATCATTAAGCGGATCGACATTAATCAGCTTCAGTCTTACTCTAAATTCCTCTGCTATTTTAACGACACTGCTCCTGTCGCATGAGGGGGTGAGCGGTGAGATGTTCGTAATCGC
This region of Methanomassiliicoccales archaeon genomic DNA includes:
- a CDS encoding MoaD/ThiS family protein gives rise to the protein MHQRISITIELGRNGQKDTQIVEIEKDSTVEQLLRSFGFVPDECIVLKSRTPIPITETLKDGDRVQIIRVASGG
- the larE gene encoding ATP-dependent sacrificial sulfur transferase LarE, with the protein product MTNKEAKLKLLKETLERFGSVAVAFSGGVDSTFLLKVASEVLGDRVLAITNISPLTPSCDRSSVVKIAEEFRVRLKLINVDPLNDPQFVSNPVDRCYICKRNLFEVIKRIAQEEGFSTVIDGNNADDLVSHKWGLKAAKEIGVRSPLAEVGLTKEEIRAISREMGLATADKPSNACLVTRIPFNERITLEKLRMIDDAETFIRDLGARQVRVRHHDLTARIEVEPDDMEIIVKRRLELVRRLKELGFAFVAMDLEGFRSGSLSLLLDYQMNPHD
- a CDS encoding TldD/PmbA family protein, with translation MKDEDICQFVLDLCRNEGATDVVVMVIENEEKMIRFSNNQITVVKNLDETSASIFVQIKERKVGINVYDLSKTKLKAAVKKAVETAVKSQPGDVYAPLPKGPFKYDDRLMNQGKISLDTEELVGNVQEAIDAALREGGKRIAGSLIGRNAHVTIMTSGDVFARANKSTLELSVRAFVNEHASGHSLSIAAKPEDFNPKSAGAEAGTLAKLSMNPIQGNPGEFTAILGPLVFADLASQVGRFASAFYVDAGISFLGDKIDSIVASEIVSISDDPSAAGTYGAFPFDAEGLPTRRTPIVERGILKNYLHNSTTAKKFNTESTANAGLIVPHPFNLIVEPGNSSIEKMINSIDTGLYLTNDWYLRYQNYKTGDFSTIPRDAMFLIRKGEIDKAVRELRISDNILRILKNVRELSRERKWVKWWEVDVPTLTPAALVESVRFTKSTD
- a CDS encoding TldD/PmbA family protein produces the protein MVDFEDYLKMVIELASKKGASYAEARFQEDTFESNLLKNGAPEVTSFDTKRGISIRVIVDGAMGFGATNRMNKKDVRNLVIKVVSSAKEASRMRKSKIQFEEATIGKEKFEIRPRIKFESVSTESRIELLKEADAAAIEAARQIGVALPGRYISLDTAITTKIIMTSDGADIRSYIPRVSIDSMLTAFDPQKGYAQRTISLGESSGWEAVERWNLPVRLKNESINLGQTLLHAESFESGRYDVVLGPEVVGIVSHESAGHPAEADRILGREAAQAGETYLNKESVGVKIGSEVVNVVDDPTIPHSFGYYLYDDEGVKARRRYLIKNGRIHEFLHNRETAYEFGTASNASSRSVSYDREPIVRMSNTFVEPGDYSFEELIEEIANGIYIKNFMEWNIDDRRYNQKYVGLEAYKIENGTLAKRVRNPVIEITTPGLWSAVDAVGKDLEFSAATCGKGDPMQGIPVWTGGPHVRLRGIYVGGSA